The following are encoded together in the Methanosarcina flavescens genome:
- a CDS encoding amino acid-binding protein produces MWQTLLKKFEKYPAQAKVLKLLFERGFQVNEEGKVTSGSIEIAHTQLAKEAGVDRRVVDATTKTIISDELLSTIFKNVHSIPFLRDVAPSLGLGVIIIIPEDASHVGILAEVAGLISRSNVSIRQAVSDDPYLTDNPRLTIITDKKVPGELVDKILELPSVKGVSIY; encoded by the coding sequence ATGTGGCAGACATTACTCAAAAAATTTGAAAAATATCCTGCGCAGGCAAAAGTGCTTAAATTGCTTTTTGAACGAGGATTTCAGGTAAACGAAGAAGGAAAGGTCACTTCCGGAAGCATTGAGATAGCACATACCCAGCTTGCAAAGGAGGCAGGTGTTGACCGGCGGGTGGTTGACGCAACTACAAAGACCATTATTTCAGACGAACTTCTAAGCACGATTTTTAAAAATGTACATTCCATCCCTTTCCTCAGAGACGTAGCCCCTTCTCTTGGTCTGGGAGTGATCATTATTATTCCCGAAGATGCATCTCACGTTGGTATCCTTGCAGAAGTTGCAGGTCTGATTTCAAGGAGCAATGTAAGCATCCGACAGGCGGTCTCGGATGATCCCTACCTAACTGATAACCCAAGACTTACAATAATTACCGACAAGAAAGTACCTGGAGAACTCGTGGACAAAATCCTTGAGTTACCCTCGGTCAAAGGCGTAAGCATTTATTGA
- a CDS encoding YkgJ family cysteine cluster protein gives MYQQDTTLYMEASSAGSKQESGKTDYQLLLIAGLKKEIEMAHKLDPEQLAAEIRRIGFYCQLCGKCCRRAFGDNRVAVIPSEIERIREYTGLSKLEVAGPFMPEAPIRNENQEDEENHPEPSFRQLEENEEQLSPESLESLQECIDSEGRIHAFGWILRRKKNGDCIFLEKDTHRCRIYPVRPMLCSTYPFYIEGLRLHTCECEGLGYPISIEDSRKLAEDLLMRYISELRDTLAMYEKFVDFRRDKKGLEIAKTSLENRTCTCIVHDSLGSTEIIC, from the coding sequence ATGTACCAGCAGGACACGACTCTCTATATGGAAGCATCCAGCGCAGGCAGTAAGCAGGAGTCCGGAAAAACTGACTATCAGCTCCTTCTTATTGCTGGTCTCAAGAAAGAAATAGAAATGGCTCATAAACTTGACCCTGAGCAGCTTGCAGCTGAAATCAGGAGAATCGGTTTCTATTGCCAGCTTTGTGGAAAATGCTGTCGACGAGCTTTCGGGGATAACAGGGTAGCGGTAATTCCTTCCGAGATCGAGAGAATTCGGGAGTATACAGGTCTGTCAAAATTGGAGGTTGCGGGACCATTTATGCCTGAAGCTCCTATCCGGAATGAAAACCAGGAAGATGAAGAAAACCACCCCGAGCCTTCTTTCAGGCAGTTAGAGGAAAATGAAGAGCAACTCTCTCCTGAATCCCTCGAGTCTCTTCAGGAGTGTATTGATTCTGAGGGCAGAATTCATGCTTTTGGATGGATACTCAGGCGAAAGAAAAATGGGGATTGTATTTTTCTCGAGAAAGATACACACAGGTGCCGGATATATCCGGTGCGCCCCATGCTCTGCAGCACTTACCCCTTTTATATTGAAGGATTGAGATTGCATACTTGCGAATGTGAGGGGCTCGGGTATCCGATCTCGATCGAGGACAGCCGAAAACTGGCAGAAGATCTCCTCATGAGGTATATTTCGGAACTTAGGGACACCCTTGCCATGTATGAAAAGTTTGTGGATTTCAGGAGGGATAAAAAGGGGCTTGAGATTGCAAAAACGAGCCTGGAGAACCGCACATGTACCTGTATAGTTCACGACAGCCTGGGAAGCACTGAAATTATTTGTTAA
- a CDS encoding helix-turn-helix domain-containing protein, whose product MQEKIKEIADRVHELRELSDFTVRDMAEYLQVSDETYEKYENGSEDIPASILFEIAQKLRVDMATLLTGEEPRMNIFTVTRDGKGVSVERRKQYKYQNLAEKFIHKKAEFFIVSVEPKPSGAKPETNSHPGQEFNYVLEGSLKVYIHNNEIILNKGDSIYFDSSYKHAMEALNGETARFLAVIM is encoded by the coding sequence ATGCAGGAAAAAATAAAAGAGATTGCAGATCGAGTACATGAACTGCGTGAACTATCGGATTTCACGGTCAGAGATATGGCAGAATATCTGCAGGTATCCGATGAGACTTATGAGAAATATGAAAACGGAAGCGAGGATATTCCGGCAAGCATACTTTTTGAAATTGCACAGAAGTTACGCGTGGATATGGCTACCCTCCTGACGGGAGAAGAGCCGCGCATGAATATCTTTACAGTTACACGGGATGGAAAAGGAGTTAGCGTTGAGAGAAGGAAGCAGTACAAGTACCAGAACTTGGCTGAAAAATTCATTCACAAGAAAGCTGAATTTTTTATAGTGTCAGTCGAGCCCAAACCATCCGGGGCAAAACCTGAAACCAATTCCCACCCTGGGCAGGAATTTAACTATGTACTGGAAGGAAGCCTGAAGGTCTATATTCACAATAATGAGATTATCCTGAATAAAGGAGATTCTATTTATTTTGATTCCTCTTATAAGCACGCCATGGAAGCTCTGAATGGAGAAACAGCCAGATTCCTGGCAGTTATAATGTAA
- a CDS encoding CBS domain-containing protein, producing the protein MELTPIQKDIIISLINLQRQKDRAIKGEEIAEVIQRNPGTIRNQMQLLKALGLVEGVPGPKGGYKPTGAAYDALRIQQLKNESIVPIYRNNVLVNGATAAEISFTTVRNPDACNGVIRVIGNTKDFVMDDKIQVGPTPVNRLIIRGEVIGRDDTNNSILFNITEMVSLPKKHVKHYMKYPPLLVNLNASIQEATRLFIRNNVHGAPVEDKGKIVGIVTYTDIAHAISQGKPNAKVKDIMTKELITVDGDMQLYDVVKLFHKYNVGRLIVTINGVPKGTLSKTDVLNELAVY; encoded by the coding sequence ATGGAACTGACTCCGATTCAAAAAGATATTATTATATCATTAATCAACCTTCAGCGGCAAAAGGACCGGGCAATCAAAGGGGAAGAAATAGCCGAGGTCATCCAGCGTAATCCTGGAACTATCCGCAATCAGATGCAGTTATTAAAAGCTCTGGGGCTTGTGGAAGGAGTGCCCGGACCAAAGGGAGGATACAAACCCACAGGAGCAGCGTACGACGCATTACGGATACAGCAATTGAAAAACGAATCAATAGTTCCCATCTATAGAAACAATGTGTTAGTTAATGGGGCTACGGCTGCAGAGATTAGTTTTACGACTGTCAGGAACCCTGATGCATGCAATGGAGTCATCCGCGTAATAGGAAACACAAAAGACTTCGTTATGGACGATAAAATTCAGGTGGGTCCCACGCCTGTAAACCGTCTGATAATTCGTGGAGAAGTCATAGGAAGGGATGATACTAACAATTCTATTCTTTTCAATATTACTGAAATGGTCTCTCTCCCTAAAAAACATGTCAAACACTATATGAAATATCCTCCTTTGCTTGTGAACCTGAATGCAAGTATCCAGGAAGCAACCCGGCTTTTCATCAGGAACAACGTTCACGGCGCTCCTGTAGAAGACAAAGGAAAGATAGTGGGAATTGTTACTTATACTGACATTGCCCATGCTATTTCCCAGGGAAAACCGAACGCAAAAGTCAAAGATATTATGACAAAGGAACTCATCACAGTTGATGGAGATATGCAACTCTACGATGTGGTAAAACTCTTCCATAAGTATAATGTTGGAAGGCTTATCGTAACCATTAACGGCGTACCCAAAGGCACGCTGTCGAAAACCGATGTTCTGAACGAGCTGGCAGTGTATTGA
- a CDS encoding pyridoxal phosphate-dependent aminotransferase, which produces MKEIKFSENVTRIDTSGIRKIFEAAGSDAINLGLGQPDFDTPGHIKAAAIKAINEGFTGYTAGTGIPELREALSSKFREENGFSVSPEEIIVTSGASEALTIALAALLNPGDEVLISNPGFVSYNALTEILNGKAVSVPLAEDLTMKPETVLEKITPKTRAIVLNSPSNPTGAVASRADIRALAEIANDHNITIISDEVYEYFIYEGEHVSPASYSDNVITVNATSKSYAMTGWRLGYVAARKDYIGQMLKVHQYIQACANSISQKAAYAAVTGPKDSVNAMREEFRKRRDVLVKGLNELGMECALPRGAFYAFPKVSNSTEVASKMISNGIIIVPGTAFGSEGDGYIRISYAASMKDIERALSIMEKVL; this is translated from the coding sequence TTGAAGGAAATAAAATTTTCTGAAAACGTCACCAGGATTGACACGTCTGGGATTAGAAAGATTTTCGAAGCTGCAGGGTCGGATGCAATTAACCTTGGGCTTGGACAGCCGGATTTTGATACTCCGGGGCATATCAAAGCTGCCGCAATAAAAGCCATAAACGAGGGCTTTACGGGTTATACTGCAGGCACTGGAATCCCGGAGTTAAGAGAAGCCCTGAGTTCCAAGTTCAGGGAGGAAAACGGGTTTTCTGTTTCCCCGGAAGAAATTATTGTAACTTCGGGAGCATCCGAGGCGCTTACAATTGCCCTTGCAGCTCTTCTAAATCCCGGGGATGAGGTCCTCATTTCAAATCCCGGCTTTGTTTCTTATAATGCACTGACCGAGATCCTTAACGGCAAAGCTGTAAGTGTACCGCTTGCCGAAGACCTCACTATGAAGCCTGAGACTGTGCTTGAGAAAATTACCCCGAAAACGAGAGCCATTGTCCTGAATTCCCCTTCAAATCCTACAGGCGCAGTTGCAAGCAGGGCAGATATAAGAGCCCTTGCTGAAATTGCTAATGACCACAATATAACCATTATTTCTGACGAGGTTTATGAGTACTTTATTTATGAAGGAGAGCACGTAAGCCCTGCCAGCTACTCGGATAATGTGATTACGGTAAACGCTACCTCAAAGAGCTATGCCATGACTGGCTGGAGACTCGGGTATGTGGCAGCCAGAAAAGATTACATTGGCCAGATGCTGAAGGTGCACCAGTACATACAGGCCTGCGCTAACTCAATTTCTCAGAAAGCCGCTTACGCCGCCGTGACAGGGCCCAAAGATTCTGTCAATGCCATGCGTGAGGAGTTCAGAAAGCGCAGGGACGTGCTTGTAAAAGGCCTGAACGAGCTCGGGATGGAATGTGCCCTTCCAAGAGGTGCTTTCTATGCCTTCCCGAAAGTTTCGAATTCCACAGAGGTTGCTTCGAAAATGATATCAAACGGCATTATTATTGTGCCCGGTACAGCCTTCGGAAGCGAAGGAGATGGGTACATAAGAATTTCTTATGCGGCATCGATGAAAGATATCGAAAGGGCGCTGAGCATCATGGAAAAAGTACTCTGA
- a CDS encoding 3-isopropylmalate dehydratase large subunit: MTVSEKIFSKASGSPVKAGDFVLANIDLAMTHDITGPLAVKGFYEIMKDREEKKVWDPTRIVIVFDHQVPADSINATANHIMLREFAEEQGILNYDVYEGVCHQVLPEKGHVLPGDLIVGSDSHTCAYGALGAFSTGIGSTDMAAVFATGKLWFKVPETFRFEVEGSLPERVYSKDLILHLIGDVGVEGVRYMAAEFGGSTIRSLSIPERMTMSNMAIEMGGKAGIIEADEVTADYLKERILYYEFDPYWKSDEGAEYVGVRHYDISDLEPQVACPHNVDNVKPVTEVEGTKLDQIFVGSCTNGRFEDIKIMADIMGDEPVAKGVRLLVVPASRTEYIKLLKAGYIEKLMNAGAIVESPCCGPCMGGSFGLLGAGEVGLATSNRNFKGREGSPESFVYLSSPATAGASALTGEITDPRKV, translated from the coding sequence ATGACCGTTTCAGAAAAGATCTTTTCGAAGGCCTCCGGAAGTCCCGTAAAGGCCGGAGATTTCGTGCTGGCAAATATAGACCTGGCAATGACGCACGACATTACAGGTCCGCTGGCAGTCAAAGGCTTTTACGAGATAATGAAGGACAGAGAAGAGAAAAAAGTCTGGGACCCGACGAGAATAGTGATCGTATTTGACCACCAGGTTCCTGCGGATTCTATCAACGCCACAGCAAACCATATTATGCTTCGGGAATTTGCTGAGGAACAGGGCATTTTAAATTATGATGTATACGAAGGAGTTTGCCATCAGGTTCTTCCTGAGAAAGGGCATGTGCTGCCAGGAGATCTAATAGTTGGCTCGGACTCGCATACGTGTGCGTATGGCGCACTAGGGGCGTTTTCTACAGGTATAGGATCTACTGATATGGCAGCGGTCTTTGCTACTGGCAAGCTCTGGTTTAAGGTACCTGAAACTTTCCGCTTTGAAGTTGAAGGCAGCCTGCCAGAAAGGGTATACTCAAAAGACCTTATTCTTCACCTAATAGGTGATGTAGGAGTAGAAGGAGTCAGGTATATGGCTGCTGAGTTTGGAGGCTCAACAATTCGTTCTCTTTCCATTCCTGAACGCATGACCATGTCCAATATGGCAATCGAGATGGGAGGAAAGGCAGGAATTATCGAAGCAGATGAAGTGACTGCAGACTACCTCAAAGAGAGAATCCTGTACTATGAATTTGACCCATACTGGAAATCCGATGAGGGCGCAGAATATGTAGGAGTTAGACACTATGATATATCGGACCTTGAGCCCCAGGTTGCCTGCCCTCACAATGTGGATAACGTGAAACCCGTAACCGAAGTTGAAGGTACAAAACTTGACCAGATCTTTGTAGGTTCCTGCACGAATGGCAGGTTCGAGGATATCAAAATCATGGCTGATATTATGGGCGATGAGCCAGTGGCAAAGGGTGTTCGCCTGCTTGTTGTCCCCGCATCACGGACCGAGTATATAAAACTCCTGAAAGCCGGGTATATAGAAAAACTTATGAATGCAGGTGCAATCGTAGAATCCCCCTGCTGCGGACCCTGTATGGGTGGCTCTTTTGGCTTGCTTGGGGCTGGAGAAGTTGGTCTTGCAACCTCGAATCGCAACTTCAAAGGCAGAGAAGGAAGTCCCGAATCTTTTGTGTATTTATCTTCCCCTGCAACTGCAGGAGCGTCAGCCCTTACCGGAGAAATTACTGATCCAAGGAAGGTTTGA
- a CDS encoding NOG1 family protein, whose protein sequence is MMIFEKIHTVPTSGELINKAFKRSARAMSGKTIDSRESRFRANESMLLTAANILTDNLANIVRRFPSFERLPRFYYELTDILVGVEKLKMSLASVDWASRKIHEVARSYVGKIRTSEVPEPVRKEAFGRLASIIKSINKDLLFLNEARNILRKLPDVQDEPTIVIAGYPNVGKSSFVSKITGASPEVAPYPFTTKGVTIGHFTRDGVRYQVMDTPGLLDRPMSERNDIERQAITAIHYLDAVVLFMIDPSESCGYEIEEQKRLLAEIRKNFKLPMLVVANKADRPEFQKLDEVEFNISTVTGEGIGEVMDRLLEMIEEKRLSSPSKEPDTEPAV, encoded by the coding sequence ATGATGATCTTTGAGAAAATACATACAGTTCCCACTTCCGGTGAGTTAATTAATAAAGCCTTCAAGCGGTCAGCACGAGCTATGTCCGGGAAAACTATTGATAGCAGGGAGAGCCGGTTCAGGGCAAATGAATCCATGCTGCTAACCGCTGCAAACATTCTCACGGATAACCTTGCGAATATAGTCAGGAGGTTCCCAAGTTTTGAACGCTTACCCAGATTCTATTATGAGCTTACGGACATACTGGTAGGTGTGGAAAAGCTCAAGATGTCTCTCGCATCTGTGGACTGGGCAAGCAGGAAGATCCATGAGGTTGCAAGGAGTTATGTTGGGAAAATTCGGACTTCGGAGGTTCCTGAGCCTGTCCGGAAAGAGGCTTTCGGAAGGCTTGCCTCAATTATCAAGTCCATCAACAAGGATCTTCTTTTCCTCAACGAAGCCAGAAATATTTTGAGGAAGCTTCCTGACGTCCAGGACGAACCCACAATCGTAATTGCTGGCTATCCGAATGTTGGGAAGTCAAGTTTCGTTTCGAAAATTACAGGTGCAAGCCCAGAAGTAGCTCCCTATCCTTTCACAACAAAAGGAGTAACAATTGGGCACTTTACGCGCGATGGAGTGCGTTACCAGGTTATGGATACTCCGGGTCTGCTTGACCGCCCGATGTCCGAAAGAAACGATATTGAAAGGCAGGCAATTACCGCAATTCATTACCTTGATGCGGTAGTACTGTTCATGATTGACCCCAGTGAAAGCTGCGGATACGAAATCGAGGAACAGAAACGCCTGCTTGCCGAAATTCGAAAGAACTTCAAGCTTCCCATGCTTGTGGTTGCAAATAAGGCCGACAGACCTGAGTTCCAGAAACTTGATGAAGTAGAATTTAATATTTCCACGGTTACCGGGGAAGGGATCGGAGAAGTCATGGACAGACTTCTGGAGATGATTGAAGAAAAGCGCCTATCCTCTCCTTCCAAAGAGCCTGATACTGAGCCTGCAGTCTGA
- a CDS encoding cytochrome c biogenesis CcdA family protein, translated as MKKKPMRLLPLNKGIFALTCILLLLSPASGSALMSESWLTGSFYGTYQSQTGVFLTEAQVFPLLIPQDLMLLLTGSREGKSNNIERISPFLLLTAGVLAGFNPCLLAVMAFLASVTLAQHGRRREMLEITLGFSVGIFTMYMLAGLGILSIVNFLPEIQGSFIEASILLIALLGFWHIFDAYWLKKHAKSTFRTPEPLKKFMAKMDKNNLLLLSFLSGSMFSLVKAPCVGAIFLSLLSILATKTDIVRGTLYMGIYNLGLLLPVIALGLLLAFGLSPNKVTEFRERWRVEIRLTTGFILISVALLMQFGII; from the coding sequence ATGAAAAAGAAACCCATGCGTCTGCTACCTTTAAATAAAGGAATTTTTGCTCTTACCTGTATTCTTTTATTGCTGAGCCCTGCTTCCGGCTCAGCCCTCATGTCTGAGAGCTGGCTAACGGGCTCCTTTTACGGAACATACCAAAGCCAGACAGGAGTTTTTCTGACCGAAGCCCAGGTATTTCCTTTACTTATTCCCCAGGACCTTATGCTTCTCCTTACAGGAAGTCGGGAAGGGAAAAGTAATAATATAGAGAGGATCAGCCCTTTCTTGCTCCTGACAGCAGGCGTTCTGGCAGGCTTTAACCCCTGTCTACTCGCGGTAATGGCTTTTCTTGCCTCAGTCACCCTTGCCCAGCATGGAAGAAGAAGAGAAATGCTCGAAATCACACTGGGGTTTTCGGTAGGGATCTTTACAATGTATATGCTCGCAGGATTGGGCATACTCAGTATTGTTAATTTCCTGCCTGAAATCCAGGGAAGTTTTATAGAAGCTTCAATTCTGCTCATTGCCCTGCTCGGCTTCTGGCATATTTTTGATGCCTACTGGCTGAAAAAGCATGCAAAATCTACTTTCAGGACTCCCGAACCACTGAAAAAGTTCATGGCAAAAATGGACAAAAACAATCTTCTGCTACTGTCCTTCCTCTCCGGAAGCATGTTTTCTTTGGTTAAAGCCCCCTGCGTAGGAGCTATTTTCCTCTCACTCCTGAGTATCCTGGCAACAAAAACCGACATTGTAAGGGGAACATTATACATGGGTATTTATAATCTGGGGCTTCTGCTTCCTGTAATTGCCCTGGGCCTCCTCCTTGCCTTCGGACTCAGCCCGAACAAAGTAACAGAATTCAGGGAAAGATGGAGAGTAGAAATCAGACTGACAACCGGTTTTATACTTATTTCCGTCGCCCTCCTCATGCAATTTGGAATAATTTAA
- the hisE gene encoding phosphoribosyl-ATP diphosphatase translates to MTDTDLSILNRVYEIILDRKQNYDERSYVCKLLNHRKGMNKILEKVGEESIETILAVRNEDHDEIVSESSDLIFHLLILLAANNITLDEIAAELSARHESMKRD, encoded by the coding sequence ATGACGGATACCGATTTATCAATCTTGAACAGAGTATATGAAATCATCCTGGATCGAAAACAGAATTATGACGAGCGCTCATATGTCTGCAAGCTCCTGAATCACCGTAAAGGAATGAATAAGATTCTTGAGAAAGTAGGAGAAGAATCAATTGAAACTATTCTTGCAGTCAGGAACGAAGACCATGACGAGATTGTTTCAGAAAGTTCGGACCTGATCTTTCATCTTCTTATACTGCTTGCTGCAAATAACATTACCCTAGATGAAATTGCAGCCGAACTTAGTGCCAGGCATGAAAGCATGAAAAGGGATTGA
- a CDS encoding AMP-binding protein, producing MTSLLKKFVSKTDFDSYEDFEKNFKILVPENFNFAYDIVDAYARDSPEKLAMVWCNDDGEERSFTFKDMKYYSDKAANFFAKHGIGKGDYVMLTLKSRYEFWYCILALHKLGAIAVPATHMLKTRDIVYRIEKAGLKMIVCISEDGVPEQVDEAHSQCGNIPLKKAVVGGKTREGWIDFRKELEEASADFERPSGEAATKNSDISLVYFSSGTAGFPKMVEHDFTYPLGHILTAKYWQNVEDNGLHYTVADSGWGKCVWGKLYGQWISGCAVFVYDYNRFEARNMLEKASRYGVTTFCAPPTIYRFLIKEDLSRYNFSTLKYAVVAGEPLNPEVYNRFLEFTGIKLMEGFGQTETVVTIATYPWMEPKPGSIGKPSPGYKIELMDRDGRICEVGEEGEIVINTMEEKPVGLFVHYGKDPEKTEETWHDGYYHTGDMAWKDEDGYLWFVGRADDIIKTSGYKVGPFEVESALIQHPAVLECAITGAPDPVRGQVIKATVVLTKGYTPGDALKKELQEHVKRVTAPYKYPRIIDFVEELPKTISGKIRRVEIRHKDQGLE from the coding sequence ATGACTTCCTTGCTCAAGAAATTTGTTTCCAAAACCGATTTTGATTCCTATGAGGATTTCGAGAAAAATTTTAAAATCCTCGTTCCTGAAAACTTCAACTTTGCCTATGACATAGTCGATGCCTATGCAAGAGATTCCCCTGAAAAACTTGCTATGGTCTGGTGTAATGATGACGGGGAGGAGAGGAGCTTTACTTTCAAAGATATGAAGTACTACAGCGACAAAGCCGCGAATTTCTTTGCAAAGCATGGAATAGGGAAAGGCGACTATGTAATGCTCACCTTAAAGAGCCGATATGAGTTCTGGTATTGTATCCTTGCACTGCATAAACTGGGAGCCATTGCCGTGCCTGCAACACATATGCTCAAGACGAGGGATATCGTATACCGGATCGAAAAAGCCGGACTGAAAATGATTGTTTGCATATCGGAAGATGGAGTCCCCGAGCAGGTGGATGAAGCACATTCCCAGTGTGGGAATATCCCACTCAAAAAAGCAGTAGTTGGAGGGAAAACTCGAGAAGGCTGGATTGATTTCAGGAAAGAACTTGAAGAGGCTTCTGCGGATTTTGAACGTCCCTCAGGCGAGGCTGCTACAAAAAACAGCGATATTTCTCTCGTTTATTTCTCCTCAGGGACTGCTGGTTTCCCGAAAATGGTAGAACATGACTTTACCTATCCTCTAGGACACATTCTCACTGCAAAATACTGGCAGAACGTGGAGGATAACGGGCTGCACTACACAGTTGCAGACAGCGGCTGGGGAAAATGCGTATGGGGAAAACTCTATGGACAATGGATCTCAGGTTGTGCGGTTTTTGTCTATGACTATAATCGTTTTGAGGCCAGAAACATGCTTGAAAAAGCCTCAAGATACGGGGTTACAACTTTCTGTGCCCCGCCTACAATCTATCGCTTCTTGATTAAGGAAGATCTCTCAAGATATAATTTCAGTACCCTGAAATACGCGGTTGTTGCAGGCGAACCTCTTAACCCTGAGGTATACAACAGATTTCTGGAATTCACCGGAATAAAGCTTATGGAAGGCTTCGGGCAAACTGAAACCGTTGTGACCATCGCAACTTATCCCTGGATGGAACCTAAGCCCGGATCAATAGGAAAGCCATCTCCTGGTTATAAAATCGAATTGATGGACAGGGACGGCAGAATCTGTGAAGTCGGGGAAGAGGGAGAAATCGTCATCAATACAATGGAAGAAAAGCCTGTAGGGCTCTTTGTTCACTACGGAAAAGATCCTGAAAAAACCGAGGAAACCTGGCACGATGGCTATTACCACACAGGAGATATGGCCTGGAAGGACGAAGACGGCTACCTGTGGTTTGTGGGAAGGGCTGACGATATTATAAAGACCTCAGGATACAAAGTCGGGCCCTTCGAAGTAGAAAGTGCCCTTATCCAGCATCCTGCGGTGCTTGAATGCGCAATTACAGGTGCTCCTGACCCTGTAAGAGGCCAGGTTATCAAGGCAACTGTTGTGCTCACAAAAGGATACACGCCTGGAGACGCGCTTAAAAAGGAACTTCAGGAGCACGTAAAAAGAGTCACTGCCCCTTACAAGTATCCGCGCATCATAGATTTTGTTGAGGAACTTCCAAAGACCATCAGCGGAAAAATCCGCAGGGTTGAGATCCGGCATAAAGACCAGGGTTTAGAATAA
- a CDS encoding PKD domain-containing protein, with protein MSKYLTFRWVFLLAVSLVLIPISETGAVENVYVSPGESIQAAVDNASQGDIIIVEPGKYNESIQIDQDNLTIISDSKVPSDTVITAENADSNVFKVVASNVTISGFSIVDSKCGIYLSSVQNCIINNNNISGNKIGICLFKSENNTLCNNLVYSNTNCGIRSLISSGNMIYSNYFNNTNNARDDKLNVWNRTSGNCWSDYTGKDEDGDGIGDMAYAINRRTKSMDYRPLIAFVPQSPILPEAIFTSNVTIGYAPLTVEFTEFSENASSLLWSLGDLGFSNTSDFLHTFTDEGNYTVTLTVTNGNGSDSTYININVLKTPDPSVPITPEAKFITNVTEGCVPLTVQFFDASENAASLCWSFGDGKSSCCPDPIHTFCCPGNYTVWLTARNDNGSSSTGVVITVLEPINQSITEDNDPEGIEDQGSGRRNIGKGIEGVLNREKLDSAGNFILSFTGTRSAAELVLLVEQEIFRVADLIKDLTADSVPEIELRDISMRDLFLGFLGIALVLSVFRRNRK; from the coding sequence ATGTCAAAATATCTAACTTTCAGATGGGTCTTCTTGCTTGCAGTATCTCTAGTGCTGATCCCAATTTCAGAAACCGGAGCAGTGGAAAATGTTTATGTATCCCCGGGAGAGTCAATCCAGGCTGCAGTAGATAACGCCTCCCAGGGCGATATTATTATCGTAGAGCCCGGAAAATATAATGAAAGCATTCAAATCGACCAGGATAATCTGACAATAATCTCAGATTCAAAAGTTCCCTCTGATACGGTTATAACCGCAGAGAACGCAGACAGCAATGTATTCAAGGTAGTTGCCAGCAACGTAACAATCAGCGGCTTCTCAATAGTTGACAGCAAATGCGGGATTTACCTGAGTAGTGTTCAAAACTGTATCATAAATAACAACAACATCTCGGGAAATAAGATTGGAATCTGCCTGTTTAAATCTGAAAATAATACTTTGTGCAATAATCTCGTATATTCAAACACTAACTGCGGCATCAGGTCGCTTATTTCCTCAGGCAATATGATATACAGCAATTACTTCAATAATACGAATAATGCCAGGGATGATAAACTCAATGTCTGGAACCGGACCTCAGGCAACTGTTGGAGTGATTATACAGGCAAGGACGAGGATGGAGACGGTATCGGCGACATGGCTTATGCCATCAACCGTCGGACAAAGAGCATGGATTACAGGCCGTTGATTGCTTTCGTTCCACAATCTCCTATACTGCCGGAAGCAATCTTCACTTCCAATGTGACAATTGGATATGCCCCTCTCACAGTCGAATTCACGGAATTCTCTGAGAATGCCAGCTCACTTTTGTGGAGTCTTGGAGACCTGGGCTTCTCAAACACATCGGATTTTTTGCATACTTTTACCGATGAAGGCAATTATACGGTTACCCTGACCGTTACTAACGGGAACGGCAGCGACTCAACCTATATAAACATAAATGTTTTGAAAACTCCGGATCCTTCGGTTCCGATAACCCCCGAGGCTAAATTTATTACCAATGTTACAGAAGGGTGTGTTCCTCTTACGGTACAGTTTTTTGATGCTTCCGAAAACGCAGCCTCACTATGCTGGAGCTTTGGAGACGGGAAGAGTTCCTGCTGCCCAGATCCCATACATACTTTTTGCTGCCCTGGAAATTACACAGTCTGGCTTACGGCAAGGAATGATAATGGCAGTTCTTCAACTGGTGTCGTTATTACGGTCCTGGAGCCAATAAACCAATCCATCACTGAAGATAATGACCCGGAGGGCATTGAAGATCAGGGCTCAGGTCGCAGAAACATAGGTAAAGGGATTGAGGGAGTTCTGAACAGGGAAAAACTTGATTCTGCAGGTAACTTTATCTTATCCTTTACCGGAACCCGATCGGCTGCGGAACTTGTGCTGTTAGTAGAGCAAGAAATCTTCAGAGTCGCGGATCTCATTAAAGATCTGACAGCGGATTCGGTACCCGAAATTGAGTTAAGAGATATTTCCATGCGTGATTTGTTTTTGGGTTTTCTGGGAATAGCTCTGGTACTCTCCGTTTTTAGAAGAAACAGAAAATAA